In Silene latifolia isolate original U9 population chromosome 3, ASM4854445v1, whole genome shotgun sequence, a single window of DNA contains:
- the LOC141648793 gene encoding uncharacterized protein LOC141648793, producing MAGAILPGSSTDINYDIPELNGDNYKVWKEIMLLQLGWLDIDYAIQKDEPPKVTKENTKEAIDLYEKWEKSSRLSIMFIKTRMCASIRGSVNQHTKVKDLIKAIDEQFTTSDKALASTLIMQFSSLRPTETKGVCDYIMRMRDIAAQLTTLEVTMSDSFLVHFILCIFPPKYALFKISYNTHKDKWSINELMAMCVQEEGRLLMEEGEKVNLTVASSSKRQKDHTKDKGKGKISAEPAIKKESMCFFCKK from the exons ATGGCCGGAG CAATTTTACCTGGGAGTTCTACTGATATCAATTATGACATTCCTGAATTGAATGGTGATAACTATAAGGTCTGGAAAGAGATAATGCTACTGCAGTTGGGATGGTTAGATATTGATTATGCTATTCAGAAAGACGAACCACCTAAAGTAACTAAAGAAAACACTAAAGAAGCAATTGATCTTTATGAAAAGTGGGAGAAATCTAGTCGTCTCTCCATTATGTTCATAAAGACCAGAATGTGTGCTAGTATTCGTGGTTCTGTCAATCAGCATACTAAAGTTAAAGATCTAATTAAGGCCATCGATGAGCAGTTTACAACTTCTGATAAAGCTCTTGCTAGTACCTTAATAATGCAGTTTTCATCTTTGAGGCCCACCGAGACTAAAGGTGTGTGTGATTATATCATGCGCATGAGGGATATTGCAGCTCAACTTACGACTTTGGAAGTTACCATGTCTGACTCTTTCCTTGTGCACTTCATTTTATGCATTTTTCCTCCAAAATATGCTCTTTTTAAGATCTCTTACAACACACATAAGGATAAATGGTCAATTAATGAACTTATGGCCATGTGTGTTCAAGAGGAGGGCAGATTATTAATGGAGGAAGGTGAAAAGGTGAACCTTACTGTTGCTTCTTCTTCAAAGAGGCAAAAGGATCACACTAAAGACAAGGGTAAGGGAAAGATTTCAGCTGAGCCAGCCATTAAGAAGGAGTCTATGTGTTTCTTCTGTAAAAAGTAG